In one window of Macrobrachium rosenbergii isolate ZJJX-2024 chromosome 11, ASM4041242v1, whole genome shotgun sequence DNA:
- the LOC136843466 gene encoding uncharacterized protein produces MNAHVGESSDGFGGSDRGRGFERRNQESDRLLELAEAMNLVALNTQFEKRRSHLVTCKSEQDVLVRKEDKKTIMDCKAIPNKSVVAQHKLVVADFVESNKEKKSPSQEQEDQNLEAEGGEGKRVQKESGKSQRREICEWNVRIA; encoded by the coding sequence atgaatGCCCATGTAGGTGAGAGTTCTGATGGCTTTGGAGGATCAGATAGAGGAAGAGGTTTTGAAAGAAGAAACCAGGAAAGTGACAGATTGTTGGAATTAGCAGAAGCTATGAATCTCGTAGCCCTGAATACacagtttgagaaaaggagaagtcATCTGGTAACATGCAAAAGTGAACAAGATGTTCTGGTTAGGAAAGAAGACAAGAAAACCATTATGGATTGTAAGGCTATTCCAAATAAATCTGTTGTAGCTCAAcataaactggtagtggcagattttgttgaaagcaataaggaaaagaaaagccccaGCCAGGAACAGGAGGATCAAAACTTGGAAGCTGAAGGGGGAGAAGGCAAGAGAGTTCAGAAGGAAAGtggaaagagccagagaagagagatatgtGAGTGGAATGTCAGAATCGCctga